The Bombus pascuorum chromosome 5, iyBomPasc1.1, whole genome shotgun sequence genome segment AGCGcgtatttcatttcttaaataaaatgtgattaatattgaaataaatagaatacatAACGATTTTTGTATATTGAACTTGTGTCAAATACGGTGAAAGactatatagaaattttaagtGATGTCCTTAAAGGATATTTGAATtcatgtgaaataaaaatttaacattttatgaatGAATATTCCATTgtgaattgtttatttataaacatttttcttttttaaacaaaatatgacAATAATGAGGGTACATAagttttttttatgtatataatgtgTATATCTAAATtgtatatgttattttaataatgaaatattatgtttGCAGGCAATTGATGAAATGGAACAAAGAGATCTCCCACAGGCTTTTCGCTTGCTTGGGGAGATGAATGCTAATGTTTTACAAGTTAATCAACTTGTAGACAATATGTTAGTCCGTGTCAAAAATGGGGAAATTTCTACGGACAAGGGTCTTAGTTTCctagaaatgaaatatcatatGTTACTTTCTTATCTGATTAATTTGACTTACGTAGTTTTGAGAAAATGTTCAGGAGAACGTATAGAAGGAGATCCATCAATCGATCGCTTAATTGAAATAAGAACTGTCCTAGAAAAAATCCGACCAATAGATCACAaactaaaatatcaaatagatAAACTTGTTAAGACTGCAGTAACTGGTACTATTAACAGTGATGATCCAACTAATTTTAAAGCGAATCCAGATGCATTTGATAGTAATGATGAAGAATCTGATAGTGATCAAGATGGTAAAGTAGATGGTTTTAAACCAACACAGGCAAgaaaatctaatatttatgtacCACCAAAACTTGCTGCGGTACATTATGGTcagtatttataaatgtatattatgcACAGTGTAACAgctgtaatataatattttaaagtagaaaattataatacattaaatatttcgtatttttcatttgcagATGGAGACGAGACACTTGCTGAAAAAATTCGCAAGTCAGGAGAAAGAGCTCGTAGGCGTGCAGTATCAGGTGCTGTTTTAAGAGAgttaaaagaagaatatttagaTGCGCCTATTGAAGATAAACACGGTTTAGGGGAAAAACAAGCTAGTCTAGGTCGAGAAAATAAACGGAAGATAGAAtatgaagaaaattatatgacGCGCTTACCTGTTACTAAACAAGAAAAACACAGACGTCGCCAAATAACAACTCTTGGTACACTTGGAGAAGAAATTACAACTTTCGGGGAATCATCTTCTGTATCTgctaaaaagagaaaagctCAGAAAAAAAGCAAAGCTAAAAagagtaaatatttaaatttagttatttaaatttaaaattaaaatttaaatttaaatttagtaaATATGCTTATGTCGTActgaagtattttatttacaatacaatttgtattttcttatagGTTTCAAGAAAAAACGGCATCATTAAATCgagtttataaaaatttgaaaaagctGAATTTCGTACAGCATTAATAATTAAGgtaaaatgcaaatttacTTCAATTCTTCTTGACAAACGCAGATGCCATTAATACTCGTTAATAAGTTAAGCTAAATAACTCATAAACAACTAGTAATAAAAACAACAATCGTCAAcggtgaaataaaatagcacgATGGTAATTTATTACTACATAAGACATACTAATGGTCgtgtaattgataattatagttaataatgattttaatctttaattgttgtctaaaatcaatttttatctgtGGAGTTGAAATGTTCCATAAGTCACAAGAAACGATATTCTGACGATATTAAGTACATGAAGAATAATGTCAAGGTACATACGAGCTTaacttataaaagaaaattacgtgTAATCGTGACACAATTAATCAAATAATGGATTTCGGCTCCAAGATCTAAAATTGCAAGTTAAACGTACAAGTTGAAAGCAGAAAAATTTTCTGCTTTATTTTGAGATATTCTCCAGCTATAGATGAGGAAACCAGTAACATAGCAGGAGGGATGATATTGAATTAATTGTTACAGAAGCGTAAAAATCACAAGACATTCAAtgcaaaaattagaaaattcaaatttaataaggAAAATGACTTtagaaattgcaaatattctGCAACTTCTAAATATTGTTCATCGTGCGATATCGCGTGTCTTAGGATTTTCTCGCTATTTTAGAGTAGTGTAGTAGTTAATAGTTTtactattatatgtatgtttcgtttgtgttttcccCTGGTAAACTGTTGAGGCTATTATATCTTGATGTGAGTCATATTTTATgttaagtttaattttttacaatgtGTTTATgcattgtatttattgttttaacTTTAGATTGATTTGGTTAAGTTGTTAAActtatattaaaagtaatataagGATAACACGAATGTgtcaaaattcaaaattaatattgtcaATTTCTCGATTTCTACTTAAGTTTACTGTATTTAGTTTCTTAGAGAGGGGGTATGTGtgatattgaaagaaaaactaATATACGAAGACTAGAGCGAAAATCACTTCTGCAATAGAATAAAGAGTTTGTACAATCAAATTGTAAAGAGCATCCATATCTTGTGCTTAAATaggttccattttttaaatattagatataacTTTGGGTATCTTTTTAAACCCAAATGTTTCCTTTTAAGATAAAGGGAGAATGATGGTAAATACATTTAATGCAGATCATAACATGGATATTTGTATCCAGTAGTCGTTCCTGCAGAAGTGATCCGCATTACCTTCAAAAGTACTAATTCGCTATATGCTAACCAAGGGCTCAACCATCCATagatgttatattttttacaaaagtgTTCATAGATTGAGCCAACTTGGTAATGCATAATGTTACATATGCCCTCTCTTTTTCAATCTGTGAAGACGATTAAAAtgtgataaattattcatcAAATAATAGTTAAAGAAACTAACAGAATAGCACAATTGCTGGGCATTATTTACAAGTGCTAGCAAGCCTAATGTCAGCAGCCTTGTCGTATTTGGTAATGAAGTTGGAATACTGAATAGCGGGAAGATTTTGATTAATGATGTCAAGGTATACTTACAAAATCTCATGCCTGTTTAATATATGGCAtgcacaaaataattaatgaaaaattacaatcgGTTTCAAAATTTGCCCGACATTTAGTTTTCTCATACTTTATACATAGATGATAATTTTTGAAGCACACTTACAACTGAAATAACTGTAAGTCCAAAATACTACATACTATACtcgtgtgtgtgcgtgtgtgtgtgtgtatatttatatatatacatatatacatagtg includes the following:
- the LOC132907372 gene encoding neuroguidin-A isoform X2, producing the protein MVQAIDEMEQRDLPQAFRLLGEMNANVLQVNQLVDNMLVRVKNGEISTDKGLSFLEMKYHMLLSYLINLTYVVLRKCSGERIEGDPSIDRLIEIRTVLEKIRPIDHKLKYQIDKLVKTAVTGTINSDDPTNFKANPDAFDSNDEESDSDQDGKVDGFKPTQARKSNIYVPPKLAAVHYDGDETLAEKIRKSGERARRRAVSGAVLRELKEEYLDAPIEDKHGLGEKQASLGRENKRKIEYEENYMTRLPVTKQEKHRRRQITTLGTLGEEITTFGESSSVSAKKRKAQKKSKAKKSFKKKRHH
- the LOC132907372 gene encoding neuroguidin-A isoform X1; this encodes MTIMRAIDEMEQRDLPQAFRLLGEMNANVLQVNQLVDNMLVRVKNGEISTDKGLSFLEMKYHMLLSYLINLTYVVLRKCSGERIEGDPSIDRLIEIRTVLEKIRPIDHKLKYQIDKLVKTAVTGTINSDDPTNFKANPDAFDSNDEESDSDQDGKVDGFKPTQARKSNIYVPPKLAAVHYDGDETLAEKIRKSGERARRRAVSGAVLRELKEEYLDAPIEDKHGLGEKQASLGRENKRKIEYEENYMTRLPVTKQEKHRRRQITTLGTLGEEITTFGESSSVSAKKRKAQKKSKAKKSFKKKRHH